The genome window AACGATTGATAATATGCTATCACATCAACATATTTTCAGCAGCTACACTGATCTTTTAGAACAACACGTAATATACTATGTTTAATTACAGGAGAcaacattttccaaacttttcaAAAACTGATCATCACAATAACTTCAATGCATCTCAACACTTTGCAGACTTATTTATTGATTGGAAcatctgcagaaaacacagacaggctgctgtGGGGGGAAGGATAGTTTTGTCCCTCACCAGATCAGGTAGGTAGTACTGGTGGACGACCTGTGCTCCTGCAAACATGGACAGCACACAGGCACTGAACATCCTCAGGTACCGAGGCCAAGATACACCAGCTGGCATCGTCACAGACGTCCTCaacctgaaaaagagaaaaagcgCAAACCAAGTAAAACTACACGTCAGAAAGAAGCATATTGTATTTAGACCCTAACTTGAGATCTTGTATATACAACTACTAAGAGTATGCCTTTGCCATTAGGGTTACTGTCAATGTGTGTTAGCCCCGATGTAACAGTTAGCAGTGCTACAAGTttgaaaaactacaaaagatCACAGAGCAACAGACATAGGTGACACTTACCTTGTTTAATTCACTGTCATTTCTATAAATGGCCAAAACATGAAGCtggttttcacagttttaaacCCAACTGCCTGTCATTGGAACACACAAGCAGGTCATGCTGTTTAGCTAACACAAAGATAACTTAAAGAGTAGTGAGGTCTCACTCTATCTCGTTTTTCGATGACCACAAATGTTCCGTTTCCCGTAGATCGTTTATACCTTTGGCCTCCACTTTTGAGAGtgagttggttgaggtggactGTAATAGCTTTTTCAAGATTggataaaaaaatcatttgctTTCTATTCCACTTTTTGGGGGGTTTGAATGGTTCTATTTTACTGCAGAGTGATGTGTATTACTAAACACACCAGCTTTGGCTGTTTCGTTCTTCTTCAGTGAAAATTCGTGTTGGTGCTATCATAGATAAGAGACCTATCGCCGGCTAGCGGCAGCTTTTGCGAACTCACACACTCTGTGTACAATAAACTATAATCCCGTATTTTAtgatatttaaatgaatgagGGAACTGTGTAGTTTTACGTATTAATTATCGATAGTTGGTTGTAATAGTATCGTAGTATAATGTGACTCCGCAGCCTAATGAGCATTTCAGACTGATCCAAGCATTATACCTCCTTACCAAGAGGTGGCAGTAAGCCTTCACCCAACCGTAGCGAAACGGAATGTCGAGCGTTTAAATGGTCTTTGTTGTGGGAGGATTCCCAGTCCCCCGTCTCCTTATTTGAAAACTAAAGAACAAAATGTATGACAGGTATGTTAGTTTTCTCATATACGTTCGTGTTTCGTTATTGTAGAGGTTACTTTCGGTTTCAAGGTAGCTGTTGGGCTGCGTTATGTTGTTAGCTTATTGCTAGCTAAAGCTTCCACCTTCCTGTAGCAGCGTCCATCCGTCTTCTTTGTGCCAGCTATGTAAGTTACCCTATGCGCTATAATCCTCTCACAGCTCATATCTCCACTGTGTATTAATGCAGAATTTGTCAGCAGAATGAATGTTAATTTATTCAAATAAGTCAACAGTTATGATGGAAGAAAACCAGTATACATCACTGACGGTTCCTACGgattattttcagcagtggtgaGTTGGTGCTGGAGGTGGATGCAGGTCCTGGCAAACTTCTCATGTTATCTTCTTGGCGTCTTCATTTTCATGCatgagatgaagaaaacaaatagcATTTGACACCCGACATCATACATACCAATATACTTTATTTTTCGCTTTGTTGCAAGTGATAATGTAATTATTAAGGATAATAAGATGTCATAATGTAAAATATGCCCGCAAGATGGGAAGGTGACTAACAATAATGTAGGACTAACAGCTTACATCAAAAGTACCCTGAGTTATAAATCAGGTGTGAATCTTATAATGTGATGATACTGCATTATGTGCACTCTGTAGCTGGTTTGACAACTTTAAAATGATAGCACTTAAAAATGTGACGTGTTACTACATTATCCAGCAGTTGTTACACCATCACTTGCTACGGGCTTTGTAAATACACCTGCAGTGGCTCTTACGTAGCCTATttgcaaactgtaaaatgaataCAGCCTGAAAAGAGTTTGGCCTGTAGTTGACTTCATATCAATCACAGTCACACTGTTTTTGCAAGCCCTATCAATTGTTTGTATATCTTCATTCCATTCTGGTCCACCTTACCTAAGTGCACATCAAAGTTGGTGTTAAAAGACTCATTTGAGGGTGCAGTGAGTGAGTGTTCGAGGTTATATGCTCAAAACTAATCAAAAATAGGCACAATAAAGCTAGGAAAAATAGCTCGACATACATACTCAtgcaatgaatgaaatgcagagaatacAAACAGGTGTATGTCAGCGCATGAATGTTTGTAAGTCTTGTGTCTTGTCAGTTTGCCCACCTACTTCTTCACGCACCCCATTGAACACCAGACATAGTTTGTCTTCTCTTGCCGTGTCTGGATCCTGTTTCGTTTCCTTCTTTTGCTCGCcttccttctccttccctctttgaccttcttccttccctctttaacctttgtcttcctcctcttctcttcttctctcatgcTCCTTCTCTTTTCTAGGTATCAGTCCAGccagcagcaccctgaggcGCAGCATGTGATGCCATATCACAACATGGGCCATTACTCAGAGGGTCCCAGAGAAGAGCTTGTCATGGCGGAGCTGTCTGTCCACCGGGAGCCACCTATTCACCAGGAGCCTTTTTATCAGAGCTACCATACGCCCCAAAACCACTACCAGGAGGCAGCTTACCAGCATAATGTCAGggagcagcagcatcctgcaCACCTGCCCCACCACCCCCAGCACCAACATATAGTACAGCAGCAGGAGCCGTGTGTTCAGCACCAACCTCAGCCTGCTGGCCCACCCCAAGGTATGGAAGAAATTATTGCCATCCAAGCCCCTATCTATGTTGCCTGCTGTATTTTCTCTAATGACCATGTCTTTTCAGCTGTCTTTATCTTTTTGACTATCATATCTCAACATGTTTCACCTCTCTGTCCTAGTTGTGACgccagtgaagaagaagagaggccGGCCTCCaaagcagcaggcagaggagggcaagacgcaggaggaggaggaggagaacgagGCCGCCAAAAAAGCTAAGAGGGCTCTCAACCGCTTCAACGGCATGTCAGTGGCTGAGGTTATGGCCAAAACCCTGCCAGACGTTATAACCTACAATCTTGACATTTTGATAGTGAGTTACTGAGGACAAACGTAGATTTTCTATCTTTGTCTATTTGAATAAGTAGTGCATTGGTGATTTTTTTGTGACAATTGTACAATTTTTTTGATCTAAGTTGTAAGTTTTCAGTCACGAAAAGCTGTATTTTTTAGGTCTGTTGCCATGCTAACACCTTGATGTTTCTCCTCAGATTGGAATTAATCCGGGACTGCTTTCAGCCTACAAAGGACACCATTACCCAAACCCAGGAAACCATTTCTGTATGTTGAAACCCAGTTTCATTACTGACTTTATAGAATGCATAACCGCTTTAACCTTAAACTTCCCCCACCCTGTCGGACCGACTAATGTGCTTCGACAATGactaaaataaaatcttaaCCCATTAAAAAACCTAGTGTGGGTCCAGTGTTGTGAGATCTGTTTGGTGTGTCTCTGTAGCCGCTTGTCTAATTGAACTTTAACTCTTCTTTCCAGGGAAATGTCTATTTCTTTCTGGTTTAACTGACAAGCAGCTCAACTACATGCACGACCAGAGCCTGCCAGAGAGTTATAGCATCGGCTTCACCAACATGGTAGAGCGGACCACACCTGGCAGCAAGGACCTCTCcaggtgaataaaaaaaaaaaaaaccagacTGATAGAATGATGCATTACTGCAACAGTAAACTGAAAACTTAACTCTGGGATCAGTAACAGAAATGACCTCCTGGGTAAAAGCAACCCCCACAGTGAAATCTAGGATGTCCCTCACAAACATTCATGATATTTTtctggttttatgtttttttccagtaAGGAGATTCGTGAAGGGGGTCGACAGTTACTTGACAAGCTACAGAAATACAAGCCATTAATAGCAGCTTTTAATGGAAAAGGTAAAATTCTTGAAACATTGAAACACTTCTTTTCTATCATTAAAGTGTTGAGACGGCTTCCTCATAAAGCCATTCAATTAGCTTAACATTGAATcgacatttgtttattttggcagGTATTTATGAAATATTCTGCAAAGAAACTTTTGGTGTGAAGGCAAAGAATCTGGAGTTTGGGCTACAGCCTTACAAAATCCCAGAAACTGAAACGGTATGTTGGAACAGTGAATGGATTATACAATTATTATGTTGTTTAATATGCAGACAGTCCTCATGGCATGTTTGCGTTCACATAGGTGTGCTACTTGATGCCTTCATCAAGCCCCCGCTGTGCCCAGTTTCCCCGTGCACAGGATAAAGTGCATTTCTACATCAAGCTGAAGGAACTGCGAGACCAAATGAAAGGCCTGGTACCAAACCCTGA of Chelmon rostratus isolate fCheRos1 chromosome 6, fCheRos1.pri, whole genome shotgun sequence contains these proteins:
- the tdg.2 gene encoding G/T mismatch-specific thymine DNA glycosylase isoform X1, whose translation is MYDRYQSSQQHPEAQHVMPYHNMGHYSEGPREELVMAELSVHREPPIHQEPFYQSYHTPQNHYQEAAYQHNVREQQHPAHLPHHPQHQHIVQQQEPCVQHQPQPAGPPQVVTPVKKKRGRPPKQQAEEGKTQEEEEENEAAKKAKRALNRFNGMSVAEVMAKTLPDVITYNLDILIIGINPGLLSAYKGHHYPNPGNHFWKCLFLSGLTDKQLNYMHDQSLPESYSIGFTNMVERTTPGSKDLSSKEIREGGRQLLDKLQKYKPLIAAFNGKGIYEIFCKETFGVKAKNLEFGLQPYKIPETETVCYLMPSSSPRCAQFPRAQDKVHFYIKLKELRDQMKGLVPNPEVEETQYSFDLQLAKEDAKRLAIKEEQVDPEYESCSGLHDNARQSSNTSY
- the tdg.2 gene encoding G/T mismatch-specific thymine DNA glycosylase isoform X2, with protein sequence MYQSSQQHPEAQHVMPYHNMGHYSEGPREELVMAELSVHREPPIHQEPFYQSYHTPQNHYQEAAYQHNVREQQHPAHLPHHPQHQHIVQQQEPCVQHQPQPAGPPQVVTPVKKKRGRPPKQQAEEGKTQEEEEENEAAKKAKRALNRFNGMSVAEVMAKTLPDVITYNLDILIIGINPGLLSAYKGHHYPNPGNHFWKCLFLSGLTDKQLNYMHDQSLPESYSIGFTNMVERTTPGSKDLSSKEIREGGRQLLDKLQKYKPLIAAFNGKGIYEIFCKETFGVKAKNLEFGLQPYKIPETETVCYLMPSSSPRCAQFPRAQDKVHFYIKLKELRDQMKGLVPNPEVEETQYSFDLQLAKEDAKRLAIKEEQVDPEYESCSGLHDNARQSSNTSY